A stretch of DNA from Odocoileus virginianus isolate 20LAN1187 ecotype Illinois chromosome 7, Ovbor_1.2, whole genome shotgun sequence:
CCCAGGATCACAAAAACACTGAAACTTATTTTCACTCACTGAAAAAAAAGTTCTCAGTATGATCAAGCCTGCCCAGTTCCTGAAAGATAAGGAGGTTGTTTAAAAGTTCACTAAACCCAGTCTAGAAAACATCTGAGATGCGTACGactcttttcttccccccaagGGTAGTCACAGAATCTCTGTAAAGGAAAAACATTCCCAGACTGAAGACTGCTGGGGAGGCAGCGGAGAGGGAACGTGTGAATAAGAAGACTCTATGAATAAgcgtgggtttcccaggtggctcaggggtgaagcatctgcctgcaatgcaggagacgcgggttctatccctgggtccggaagacccctggagaaggaaatgtcaaccccagcagtattgttgcctgggaaatcccatggacagaggagcctggcgggcaacagtccatggggtcaccacaAGAGAGTccgacaaaacttagcaactaaacaacaacaacaacaacatgaacaGGCGCCCAGTCAGGAGGGCTAGGCAAGGGGCCAGGTCTGGGGGGGTCTCAGGGTTAGGATCCTGGGTAACCTGCTGGCTTCTCTGGAATGTGGGAGGTCTTCCACCTTGACAAGTGAGGAGAAACTGCTATGGCCAAGAAGGTAACTCCAGAGAAAACTGGCTGGCTAACACCTGGAAGGTCTCAGAGAAGTAGGAGGAGGGATCGGAtgatggcttttctttttctcccttatttCCAACACATCAGTATTTTCCAAAACACAAATGTGCTGCCATAAAACACAGCTGAGCCCCAGTACCCAACAGGATGTATAATTAATGATCAGGAGAGAAAGCAAGAGCTTCCTTTCACCCTTGTGTTGTCACCCACAGCCCCCGTCCTACCTACTCCCTCCCAGAAGCACCTAAGGAGGCTGCTACAAGTTGCTGTGCACTGTAGAAGTTTGAGGGGTCCGCGGACTAACTTTATTAGAAAAGACGTGAGCATTCCCGCCGAGATCTGCGTCTACCTTGCACCGTTCACTGTCCCTCTCCGATCCCCCGCTCCCTCTGAAAACAGTAGCACTGGTTAGACCCCTCGATTAAAAAGTGGTCTAAACAGAAAACACCTcggtcactcttttttttttttccagttctttatttttttatcctgCTGTTTTCTATGAAAAGCTGCCCCCCGCACCTTCAgccagttgggggggggggggggcggctggAGAGAGGACATCTCTAAGGGACACGACGCGACAGACCAGGCAGCCAGCCTAGCAACCGTGCATAAGGTGTAGCGAGCCTGGGTGCTGGTGGGCGTCTCTGCGCCAGGAATAGCCGACATCCAGCCACCTCAACAACGTCGGGGAGGAGGCTCGCGTGAGAACCGCGGCCTCGGCCGGCTCTCCGTGGTCCACCCCCCGCTCCAGCGCCACGCTGTTGGTGGCATTTTCGCGGACCTAAAGGCGGTGGTCTGGGGGCGAGAACACAGATGCTGAAGAACTTGGAGCGGGGGTCAGTTCCAGAAGAATATCTAAGAGTCACAGAGGGAGGGGACGTCAGGCTTCACACCTCGCTACATTCCTGAAAGTGGGATGCTACTCCCAAACTTTCTCTCGCCCCTCCAGGTGCCCCACGCCCTCTGGCCACGTTCCTCCCTCGGGATTCCCTAGTTCCAAAAGATGTCCTCCCGTGCCTATaggattttccttttctgattccaCGGACTCACCTCCCCAACAGGTTTCTAAAGTGCGGGCTGACGTGCTCCCCCCTCGCCCACCACAAGGAGCCCAGCCCGGGCAGGTGAGCCGCGCGGAAAGCGCACCCACGACCCCCAGCTTGTTCGGTGCCCTCCCGGTTGGCTCTCCCTAACTCCGCACCACCGGCCCCGAGCGGCGCGCGTCCCCCATCTCGGCCCCAGCCGCAGCCGCAGACAACCCTATAATAAATTAAGAGGTCGGGATGGGGCGTCCGCGTCCCGGAGCGCATCGGTTGGGGGCAACTCCTCACCCCCGGTGCGCCGGCCGCTGCCCCAGTCGGCGAGCGCCAGGAGAACGGAGGGAAGGGAAGACGGCGAGGGGCAGGCAGGCAAGGATGGAGGGAGGCACGGCGCGCTGAGGAGCGAGGAGGTGGGCTGCAGGGGACGCGGAGAAGCGGCGGGGCTGGCGCAGTGGGGAGGCGCCCGGTGCGCGCGTTACCTTCGTTTTGCCCCCGCAGTGGCAGCAAACGGTCCACAGGTACTTGAGCGTCCTCCAGAGCAAGATGATGAAGAGGCCGCCGAAGAAAGTCACCATGGAGGAGGCCAGGAAAGCCCACCACATGCGTTGGCCCCGGCTGTCGCACGGCACCTCCATGGTCACCGGGATGATGAGCGCATCCATCTTGGGCTCGTGGACCGAGgacgaggaggaagaggaggaggaagaagaggaggaggaggacgcgTCTAGGCTGAGATGGTTCGCGTGGATATTGCTGCTCATTCTAAGACTGctgcctccgccgccgccgccgccgccgccaccattTGCCATAGCTAGCAACGGGCAGCCGGCGCAGGGGCTCGGGGGAGCTCCTCCCGCCGCCGGCACCACCCCGAACACCCATCAACAGCCatattgctgctactgctgccgCCGCGGAGCGCGAGAAGGGGGCGGGGAGGCGCCTGGGCTCGGGGCGCTGTGCGCGACCTGGCGGGGTGCGCGGAGATATATACagcgggccgccgccgccgcccgccctcCCTCCCCCCGGCCGCCCGCCCGTCCGGGGGGGAGGGGGACGGAGCGCGCGGGCAGATCCCCTCCCAGGCCCGCGCCCTGCTCGTCCCGGGCTACGCCGGCCCCAAGCGCCGAGAGCGAGGGGGCGCCGCGGGCCGCCGGCGCCCGGGGTCTGCGCCGCCCCCGGGCCCGCCCCGGCTCTGCGCGCCGGCCCGGGTGCCCTCGGCTccgcgccgcgccgcgccgccCGCCGTGCGCCACGCGTGTGCGCCGCGCTCCGGCCCGGGACCCCTCCCCGCACGCCGCCCGGGCAGCTAGCCCGCCGCTCTGGGCTTATTAGGCGGCAACTCGTTAATAATGTCTCATCAGCCCCCTCCCGCGTACCCCCGCGCCAGCTCCTCCTCTCCCGGCTGCGCTCGGCTCTCTCTCTCCGCCCCGGTGTGCGTCGGGCCGCGGCAGGTTCACCGCGCCTGGCCCGCCGCCGATGCCCCTAGCCCATGCTCCCGGGATCCCCGAGCCGCGTCGCCACGCCACTGAGCCTCCTCGGCCTTCGTTCTATCTTCCTCCCGGCTTGCTCAGGCTCCTCCTCGTCCCCGTCCTCGCCTCCCGAGCCTCTTCTGCGCGCTCCCCGCGCTCCCCGCAGCCGCCAGCAACAGCAGCTGCAGCAACTGGAGCCGGCGCGGGCTCAGGCCGCCCGaggcgggaggggaggaggctcGCCACGCTGGCTCGCCTCGGCTCCGGGCTGGGCAGGGGGCCGGCAGACCCCTTGGCGGCGGCCTGGCACTCACCCCTGAGCCCCAGTGCGAAAGGTACAGAGCCCCAAACCCAGGCGCAGGACCCGACACCTCTCTCCAAGGTGCTGCGCCCCCAGCCGAGCGCCCTGGCGCACCCGAGGAGGACCGTCGGGCGCCCGGGGCAGGCCGATTTCCCCAAAGCGGACCACTTTGAGGAGGGGAGAAGTAACCAGCTGTTGATTGCACAGGCCGGACGCCCCAAGATTCTCGGGCTTCGGGAGTGAGGAGCACCCTTCTCCAGGATACACACCCTGGATCGACCCCTATCCATCCCTCCAGGCTCTTCCCTGTCGCCTATCCTAGGTGCCCCAGTCTCCCGTGCCGGCCTGGCGGTGGTCTGTGGCCTTTGATAGCAGCAGCtggtagtttttgtttgtttgtttgtttttgcctttttcttattaAGCGACAGAGGCTGCCTAAGAAAGTAGCCAGAGATAGGCCGGGGAGACCTGGTCTCAGGGACAGTGACAGCTCCTAGAGACAGCAGAGTTCCCTAAAGTCACTCTGCGTTTATCCAGCCTCAGCCTCCATCGTGTGAGGAGCACAGCTCAGGTTCGGTTCAAGGCCATCTCTTCCCACTTAGGattttcccttctccccacttAGAGGTGAAGAAGGCATCCGGGTTTGTTCATCAGCCTCTGTGCCTTCCCACCAGGGGAATTCCCCTCTGATGCTCCCTCTGGAGCCCTTTCTCCTGCTACTAGCTGGACCACAGGTTTTTCCAGCGCTAATTAAAAGGGAGATGATCACACTCTCCCCTCATTGCCCACAATGGTTTCCCCAAAGTTTCCAGCTCATTAGTTTAAGCTTAATTGGAATTCTCAGGTTCCTGTCAGCCCTTCCTGTGGTGAAGGCCAAGTTAGCATCCTTCATGGTTTAGGCCTGTGCAGTTTCTGCCTGAGTCAGAGCTCAGCCCCTCCCCTTGCCCTTGGAGGCCCTAGGATGCAGGGCAGGCTGGGGTAGGGGAAGGCAAGCTGGGCAGAGAGGTTCAAGGCGGGTGTTTGGAGCTTCCTTCCCTGCTCTATTCAGAACACATTTATTGGGCTTGGACCCACATCCATTAGAAAAGTTCTCTGTGTTCAGAAACTACTCTGAACACATTCCTGCTGCACCAGTCCCATGCACACGCAGAGGCCCTGGGTCGTTTCCAGCACTGGGCTGCGGGTGTCAGCCCCAGAAATGCTGCGGGGATGTGCAGGAAGGTGGTCACTGCCCAGAGGGTCCTTGatttattgagttggccaaaaagttcatttgggtttttcccaaactttttggccaacccagtattagCCTTCTAAGTGGCTATATTTTGCTGCCTCTGGGTCTCAGCATACCAGGAAAGTTAAGGACTTTCCTCAAGTTTTAGatttgaaatttaaaagcaaaacatataAGGATGAAAAGAGCAGCCAAGGATAGAACTGTCTCCCCAGTGGAATATGAAACCCCCAGGATGGATTCCCTTTCCTCAGATAATTAAGCTTCTACAGACCAATGAATCCCCTTCAGGCCTTGCTGGACTTTCCCCATAGTCTGGGTTCCCCTCAGACACCAGCCAGGGGTCTAGCAGCAAAAGGCCACCGGTTGCTTTGACTTCTGTCACCCCAACTGCAGAATCCTCACTGGGTTTCTCCtccatcatcaccttcatcataTCATCCTTCCAGAGGGTGCTGGGAGGCCCCTGAGGCATCATCTCCTCTGCATTCTCCATCACTTGTCGTCCCTGTGCTGATTAAAGCTTTTCGCAGTTTCTGTGTTACACACAACCTAGACTAGGCTCACCATCAAAGTCAAGATCCTGCTCTTCCTACAATCTCCAGTCCTCACCACCTCCTGGCTGGTGGGCACCAAATGAAAGAGTGCCTCCATCCACCAGCATCCACCAGAAACAGACCTCATCGGGCCATGGCTCAGCTCTCTCACTACTTCCTTACCAACCACAGATTTCAGAAAACCTGGCACCTGGCCCCACCAACTTAGACCTCACACTTAAAGGGAACCTCAAGTACCCCTTCATTCattgtgttttctcatttgtaaactgGAATAGCAACAGGAACTGCCCTGCCTATCTCAAAGGATTGTTTGTAAGGATGAATAAAACAACATACAGACCTTTGTGTGGATGTTTCACCTCTTGTAGGTAGGTCTGCAGGCTGGGAATTGAGGGCCAATGAACAAGAACGAAAAACCTTTACAAAAGTAGAATTCCAACCTCTCCCATTCTGAAAATAATACTGTGACCCAAAAACAAACAGCCAAACTCTGATCAGAGCTTCTGAACCCTAAGCCagtccctctgtgtgtgtgtgtgttgtggggggaATGTGGACAAAATTGTCACTCCCTGACCCACACTTCTGTGCTGCATCCCATGGACCCTCAGCTGGGTTGACAACTGAGGCGCAATGCCTCTGCCCTCTGCCACAGTCATTACATATGGCCCATATGGCCCCCAACAACTGGGCGTGGACAGGTTCCACGGCATGGCAGGACCACTCCGGGGGTGATGGGCCCTCTGAACCCTGACATGCCCGCCCGCTCCCCACCTTTCTGCTCCCTGGGACAGCCTCAGGAATGCGAGAGCTACAGAGAAGCACCTACAATTTGCCCCAGTGCATTCCACCTCTTGTAGGTACTTCTACAGGCTGGAATTGTACGGCCACTGTACAAGAAGGGAAAGTCTTTGCAAAAGTAGAAATTCCAACCTCCTCCGTTTTGAAAACAATACAAGCCgcctatttatttttcatcacatTTATAAACTTCCCGGTGAGGAAGGCAGCCTCTTCATGTGTGAACATGTGTCCTTGGAAGCTTTCAAAGCAAGTCGGGGCTTCACGTTTCTGAATTATTCCAATCTGAACAATCCCaactgatttaaaataaataaacaaaagtgcataaacaaactaaaaagacagagaaacttaAGTAATAGCCAAGGAGAACAAAGAAGCTTATTTACTTAAATGTAGACCCAACATCGTAATAAATGTACactggatttcatttttttcagaccCACTTCCCATGTTTTTTTCAGACCCACTTCCCATATTCAAGTGTAAATTTGATACTGCTCCAGGGAAGTCAGATGGGCTCTGCAAGGGATTTAGCTCCCTCTGGTGGCTCTTTCTGGCAGCacatgacattattttgtttcagTTCGAAAAGGGGGcttattaaaacagaaatttaacatattaaaatccaaagagaaaaatgcagCTGTAAAAATCTACAACCACAATAATATTAATTATCCATCTGTCAGTCCTAGTAGCATATACACTGTTGTGATAAAGGTGCTAATAGAGCTTACATTGTTACCATGATTTCTAAGCTGTAACTACTACTGGGAaagtgttcaattcagttcagccactcagtcgagtccgactctttgcaaccccatgaatctcagcatgccaggcctccctgtccatcaccaactcctggagtttactcaaactcatgcccatcgagttggtgatgccatccagccatctcatccgctgtcgtccccttctcctcctgcccccaatcccttcccagcatcagggtcttttccaatgagtcaactcttcacatgaggtggccaaagtactggagtttcagcctcagcatcagtccttcaatgaacacccaagactgatctcctttaggatggactggttggatctccttgcagttccaagggactctcaagagtcttctccaacaccacagttcaaaagcatcaattcttttgcgctcagctttcttcacagtccaactctcacatccatacatgaccactggaaaaaccatagccttgaccagaaggacctttgttggcaaagtaatgtctctgctttttaatatgctatctaggttggtcataaccttccttccaaggagtaagcatcttttaattttatggctgcagtcaccatctgcagtgattttggagcccaaaaaaagaaagtctgacactgtttccactgtctccccatctatgtcccatgaggtgatggaaagtgttagtcatgtccaactctttgtgaccccatgaacttgtagcctaccaggcttctctgtccatggaattctccaggcaagaatacttcaatgggtagccattcccttctccaggggatcttcccgacctagggattgaacccaggtctcctgcattgaaggcagattctttactgtcttagccactagGTAACCCATCACTCCTTAAATTACCATTGTGTTAAAATACTATTTAACTCACCTTCCTTACCTTAGTCTTTATCATCTCTTTGTAGCATCAGGACAGTGGCtattctcccattttacaggcaaggaaactgaggcttaaatcTATTGAGTCATCACAAGAAAGAATGTACTTTTGGAGAAATTTATCTCTTTGTGACTTATAGCAAAGGGATAAGACTACTGCAGCACATCCTGTGAAACCATACTTAAGGGCCTTTGAATACCGAAAGGAAGCACTGGTCCCCAGGATGGAGAGAGGCACTCAGGTAGTGCTTTGGAAGGGTTTGttt
This window harbors:
- the KCNMA1 gene encoding calcium-activated potassium channel subunit alpha-1 isoform X30, with the protein product MANGGGGGGGGGGSSLRMSSNIHANHLSLDASSSSSSSSSSSSSSSVHEPKMDALIIPVTMEVPCDSRGQRMWWAFLASSMVTFFGGLFIILLWRTLKYLWTVCCHCGGKTKTTAFRSAKMPPTAWRWSGGWTTESRPRPRFSREPPPRRC
- the KCNMA1 gene encoding calcium-activated potassium channel subunit alpha-1 isoform X29, with the protein product MANGGGGGGGGGGSSLRMSSNIHANHLSLDASSSSSSSSSSSSSSSVHEPKMDALIIPVTMEVPCDSRGQRMWWAFLASSMVTFFGGLFIILLWRTLKYLWTVCCHCGGKTKEAQKINNGSSQADGTLKPVDEKEEAVAAEVGWMTSVKDWAGVMISAQTLTGRVLVVLVFALSIGALVIYFIDSSNSSWPREKRAF
- the KCNMA1 gene encoding calcium-activated potassium channel subunit alpha-1 isoform X31 → MANGGGGGGGGGGSSLRMSSNIHANHLSLDASSSSSSSSSSSSSSSVHEPKMDALIIPVTMEVPCDSRGQRMWWAFLASSMVTFFGGLFIILLWRTLKYLWTVCCHCGGKTKDMVRSTLQLPSWLPGAWAQERP
- the KCNMA1 gene encoding calcium-activated potassium channel subunit alpha-1 isoform X32 — its product is MANGGGGGGGGGGSSLRMSSNIHANHLSLDASSSSSSSSSSSSSSSVHEPKMDALIIPVTMEVPCDSRGQRMWWAFLASSMVTFFGGLFIILLWRTLKYLWTVCCHCGGKTKIFFWN